GTGAAAAAATAATTTTTCCGGAACGCTTGCTGATGGATAAAAGTTCGTCCTGCATATCATCAGGAAGAATATATTGACCCCTTGCAATTCTTTGAATTTTGTTTTCTTTACACATTTTACAAAGCACCGCCTTGGACACACCATGTTCTGCAGCGATTTTGGTTTCTATAATTCCACCATTATTTTTTGCTATATTAATAAGCTCTGCCATACAATTCATACAATCACCTCTTCGTAACTACTCTCGTAATATTATACTCCAAATTACGACGTAAGTCAATGTTTTCTTTTGTTTTTATAGCCTGCCTAATTGTAAATTCAGTTTCACCACGTCGACACACCAAAAAAATTAGAAATTTTGAGCATGTCCGACTTTTCATTACGCCGCTAAATACGGCAATTGCAGCCTATTTTGGTTTGTGTCAAATTGTAGCACAAACCTCTTTTGGATATGCACGTATCCCGAGAAACGGAAATCTATATATTGGTTTTCCGTTGGATTTGGAACGGAACACCTATTGTATATAGTCACTTACGTTCCAAGCGTACACGTGTGTGGGAAAGGCTAAAAGCCATGCCTTTCCCCACTACGAACGCCGGACTGAAAAAATTTTCCATGAAGCTCGAATACAGTTGCGTATCCGCGTGATAAAAGGGAGGTTAGTGCTACAATTTGACACAAACCAAACCCAAGCCTTCGTGGTCAACACTGCGGAGTCTTTTTGTATGCTCCAAAGGAGGCGGTGCTTATGCTTGCAGTATGCCCGTATGAAAACTAAAATAAAAGCAATGAAATGTTAATTGAATTTTTTCACTTCTGAATTTTTTATTTTTGCTGAACAAAGATGCTTCTCTCATCTCACAACCGGATAAAATAGTGTTGATTTTTGTTCTCATTGAAAACGCCGGAAACATCTTGGGGTGTTTCCGGCATTTCCGTTTTTGAGCATAGTCAACAAATTAGGCAACTCTGAAGCCTCTCTTGTGGTAAGCCTTTCCGCTTTGTTGTTTCTTATGTTTCTCATTTTCTTTATATATAATAAAAATATAAGAAATAATAGAAATAAAGCAACGCAAACACATATACGCGCACGTAAGAGTTTTTTTGCGTTAAGAAACAGCAATCGGAAATATGGTGTGATTTGTCCAACATTGTCACAAATGTCACGGCAATCTGTTATATGATAATATCCTGAGGAATTGAAAGTTGTGGCCGGTATCAAAAGATGTCCGTTTTGTCCAGTGCATCTGTGTTACAATGATAATGTAAAACGAGTGGACTGTTTTGGACTTAAATGGACTTAAATGGACTTGAATGGACTCTCAATATTTGTTAAACTACATAATAGAGAAATATAATCTTAAGCCTTCGGAGTAAATGTGCTTCGGGGGACTTTTGCTATAAGAAAAAGCGAAGTGAAACAATATATAAAAAAGATTCACCCTGGGGGCGGTAAAATCTTTGGGCCTTTTTTCTCGGTCAACGGGCGCCCCCCTTCACGCAAAAATTCGCAAAAGTTTTCAGGGGAATAGGCATAAAAGACTTGCTTTCTTTGACATTCAGAGGTAATATGTGACCACACGAATGAGAAAGACGGTGCGAATATGAACGACAAATTTTTTACAAAACAGAACTGTGACCGTTGCGGTGGTTCATTGGAAAAAGGTCGAATGATGTCTATGTTCAACCAAAATTGCCTTTGTATGGGCTGCATCGCCAAAGAACGGAAGCATGCGGACTACACCCAAGCATTAGAAGCGGATATGGACCAAATACGCAAAGGGAACTTCAATTTCGAAGGAATCGGATTTCCTGCGGTTGGAAATTCTGAAAAAGTGGAGTAAAATGGTGTAGAATGAGGGGTTGACTTGTGATATCATTATAATCGGAGTCGAAGCAAAACAACTTTAACACCATAAATTGCTTGCATGTGTCCTATAAGAGTAGCTTAAATAAAGGCTTAGGACACATAGGACACGAGAAAGTACATTATAGCGAAAATTAAATTGAAAAATTTTCAGCAAAAGTAATATTTTTTAATACATATATGTGAAAATAGAATTTCTGCTGTCCTATGTGTCCTATGATTTGGATACCTAAAACCATAGAATGATACCATAAAACTATGGTATAATTACAATGGTTTCATTCTGAATAATCGGAAAACGGAAAACTGATGCTGTTTACGTTTCAAATTCAGAACGGAAAACTGCATATAAATATAGATATTTATTTGGGCTGTTCATGTGTGTAGGGGAAAGGCTGATAGCCTGGCCTTTCCCCCACACGAACAATGGACCCGGCGGAATTCTGTTTAGGTGGCGAAAACCAAACTTTAGTGCCGATAAATTTACAGTAAAATCCACTTGATTACAGTTTGTTCTTCGTGCTATGATACAGTCAAACAAAACTTAAGCCTTCGCAGGTAAAACTGTGGAGGCTTTTTATATGCCCGAAAGGAGGAGATGCTTATGATTGGGGTAATGTAAAACGAGAAACAAAAACACTCCCGGGTTAATACCCCCTTTGATTTTTAATTTTTTTGCATAAAGGGAGCCG
This genomic window from Clostridia bacterium contains:
- a CDS encoding gamma-glutamylcyclotransferase — translated: MNDKFFTKQNCDRCGGSLEKGRMMSMFNQNCLCMGCIAKERKHADYTQALEADMDQIRKGNFNFEGIGFPAVGNSEKVE